In Pectobacterium actinidiae, the DNA window CGCGGCCACCTTCCTGACGCTGGCGATGCTGTTCGCCTTTTCCATTATGAATCTGAAAGTGCTGGAGAAAGGGGCGCATTATGAACGTTGAAACTCTGAATACTGGCGTTCGGAATAGTGCAAACCGCCATCCGCTGCGCGTCACGACGCGATTCACGCTACCGCTGCTGCTGATTTGCGCCGCGCTACTGTGGGTCAGCCCGTTTATCTGGATGCTGTCTGCTTCCGTCAGCACCAGCAGCTTTGGCGTAGACATGGCCTCGCTGTTGCCGCGTCTCCCACTGACATTCGATAACTTCCGCGATGCGTGGGACAGTGCCGACTGGCTACGGCTGTACACCAATACGCTTTTCTTTGCGGTCGGCACGTTTCTGGTACAGCTAGTGACGATCACCACGGCGGGCTACATCTTTGCTTACCACGAATTCCGCGGCAAAACGCTGCTGTTCTACCTGTTGCTGATTCAAATGATGATTATGCCCGTCGTCATGATGGTGCCGAACATGATGACGCTCAAACAGCTTGGCCTGCTCAATACGCTGACCGGCGTGATGATGCCGTATTTCGCCTCGGCGTTTGGCGTGTTTCTGATGCGTCAGGCGTTTCTCAATATCGCCAAAGAGATCGAAGAAGCCGCGTTGATGGAAGGCTGTCGCTGGTGGCAGGTGGTGTTTCACGTCCTGATTCCGATGACCTGGCCGTCGATTCTGGCCTTCGCCACGGTCAGCATTACCTATCACTGGAACGAATATCTCTGGCCGCTGATGGTGCTTAACGATCCAGACAAACAGGTGCTGACCATCGGGCTGGTGTCATTTGCCATGGGCGCAGAGTCCGGCGGGCAGTGGGGATTAATCTGCGCGGGTACGCTACTGGTGTGCCTGCCACTGATGGTGGCTTTTGTCGTGTTCCAGAAGCAGTTCCTGAGCAGCTTCGGCTTCTCGGGCATTAAGTGAATCGCTGTAAGGCTATGCGGGTAATACGGATGACTTGAGCCCGTTGTTAGGGGAAATACAGGGGGAGGCTCCCGCAGGGGGGCCTCACCCCTGTGGTCGCCCCGTGTATCTCGATCCTTACACGATCGGCGTTCGCCAATGGGCGAAATAACGATAGAGGTGGTGGTTATGTTGCTGGCACAAATTTCCGATCTGCATTTTCGCAGTGAGGGTCGCAAGCTCTATGAATTTATTGATATTAACGGGGAAAATGCCAAGGTCATTAACCAGCTAAACGCGCTGAGTGAGCGGCCGGACGCGGTGGTGATCAGTGGCGACATCGTCAACTGCGGAAGCCCGCAGGAGTATCTGGTGGCACAGCGCGTGTTGCAGATGCTGGATTACCCGCTGTACGTGATTCCGGGCAATCATGACGACAAGCCGCATTTCCTCAACGCGATGCGCCCGCTTTGCCCGCAATTGGGCGATGATCCAGAAAACATTCGCTATGCGGTGGATGACTTCCCGATGCGCCTGCTGTTCATCGATACCAGTCTGGCTGGACAGGCGAAAGGCTGGCTGACGCCGTCCACGCTGGGTTGGCTGGAGCAGCAATTGCAGGATCACTCAACGCGTGAAACG includes these proteins:
- a CDS encoding carbohydrate ABC transporter permease, whose protein sequence is MNVETLNTGVRNSANRHPLRVTTRFTLPLLLICAALLWVSPFIWMLSASVSTSSFGVDMASLLPRLPLTFDNFRDAWDSADWLRLYTNTLFFAVGTFLVQLVTITTAGYIFAYHEFRGKTLLFYLLLIQMMIMPVVMMVPNMMTLKQLGLLNTLTGVMMPYFASAFGVFLMRQAFLNIAKEIEEAALMEGCRWWQVVFHVLIPMTWPSILAFATVSITYHWNEYLWPLMVLNDPDKQVLTIGLVSFAMGAESGGQWGLICAGTLLVCLPLMVAFVVFQKQFLSSFGFSGIK
- a CDS encoding phosphodiesterase → MLLAQISDLHFRSEGRKLYEFIDINGENAKVINQLNALSERPDAVVISGDIVNCGSPQEYLVAQRVLQMLDYPLYVIPGNHDDKPHFLNAMRPLCPQLGDDPENIRYAVDDFPMRLLFIDTSLAGQAKGWLTPSTLGWLEQQLQDHSTRETAIFMHHPPLPLGSAHMDRIACENGSELLTLIERFPQLTRIFCGHTHRLIMTQHRQAIIATVPGTVHQVPYFYYDDTSYYNLEPASVVMHRYVPVTGLVSYSQSIASYPGPYLYDPRISCPVDA